The window atcacccccccccccacctctccttCCCTCCCCcagaaaaaacaaacaacaaaaataataaataaataaagctccCTTGTACACATTCTGTTTGTATAGAAGTACAATGCATGTCATCTTGGTTTGCTGTTGTTTGTTCATGGGAGATTCCTGTGAAGTCAGGGCAGCCAGTCTCGGCTGCTTTTTTCCTTTGTTCTGCTATTCATGATCCCTGCGGTAGATCCGGTTACCCATGGCTACAGTAAACACACCGGCCAATGTGTTCACCTCTCCCTGGGTTTTACTTCATCCTCAGCAACACAACATAAACTTCTCATCTTCTCCATATGACTCACTGCCTCATAGACAGACGGCCATTGAGAAACTTTGCAAGATCTTTCTTCGAGTTTTGCATTGAAAATGGGCAGCAAACAGATACCTATCAGGAGAGCCACCTCCGCCGGCTACCGGATGCCAGACAGAACTGCAACCAAAATTACATCCGTGTCCTCGGTCTGTTTAAGTAAGACGCATCCTGGGACACGACAAATAACATCACTGTCCGACAGGGAAAAGGAAAAGCAAAGCTGGGGAGATGCCGTCAGAAAGGACCATGTCTGGAGAGAGTTCGTAGAAGCGGAAAGACGAGGTGAAAAACTATGGTGAGTCCCTTGGGTTTTTTTGGTTTCTTTATTAAAAGTTTAGTCATGTTCTTTCGTCAAATCGTTCTCGTTTGTgagattttttattatttttttttaaaaaaaaggggggggggtgggtTTCCTCACTAACTTATGCCATAATGGTTGGGAATTCGAGTGCGTAGGTTGACTCATACTCAGAAGAGCCAAAAGTGACGTATATAATAAAACTACACAAAAGTGATAATGGCCAGCTCAATGTACAGGTTCGTCTTTATTTTCTAAAACATGCTATGGTAGCATCCGCATCAATTGTAATAAAACTAGATGGTGGAATTTTAAAATTCATAATTTGATTTAAAAAACTTTTATATAATAGTGCGAGACAGTTTTTATTATTAATGCAAGATAAGTAAACAAATATAAAACCGCATAATGTTTTTGCAATATTTTATATAAAACAAATAATAGTTTCAAAATGTAGTGTGGTTTATGCATATTAGCACGTATTACTATCTTTTTACATCTCCACCAAGCTATTAATTTGTGTAAAATCATTTCAAATACCCTTTGAATAAACTTCCTATTGATTTTAATAGAAAAAACACCTCGTTCATACAGAAAGGCGGGTTTTTTTTAGAGGATATTAGGGATAACGTTGTATACAGCGCTGTAATCTATAGAGTAGTTCCAAAGACAAGGAATGGAGGTCAAACATGTCCATCTCTGCTATATTGAAGACGGACAACTCCAGGCTCCCATTCTTGAATTCTAGAGCCCTGTCTTATGAATAAATGGGGGTTCCAGAACTTGAACCTTTAGCAATTGATAAGGTATCCTCTATATTCTATGGATAGGGGATAGCTTTTAATTCTCCTAATATCCTTTAAATCTTCCGCAGCTAGACAGGTTCTTCAGAAGGACCAAGAGATTTTCAATAAAGAGTTTTCATTGCATTGTACGGGATATGTCAAAAATTTCTGATACACAGCAGCCACCTATTTAAGTAATGGAAGTCCACTGTGCCCAATTCTGCAAGCCAAAAAGACAGTTAGTACATGAACTTAGAGACACAAGTATTGTAGGGATTCTTCAGGTTCTTCAACACCAACAGTCCAGTTGTAATTAAGGATCAGGACATTCTGTCTATTAGcgcaaatacatacagctgcactctagaatgctatgaataagggaactctggtattgcattactgcaatAGGAATATTTGACATAAATAGATACTTAGCTCATGTattagccaatgcatgtgagcccagtaaccaattgcaaggtaatctctgtataccgggaacctaacctgtaatgccactatctgggttaaaaacctacatgtctgggcaaaagggatccagctataaaggaggatggacatAGCCTGATTATAGGGCGGAGAGCTCAGTCTGCCCAGACATGTAGAATTTTAATCCAGATAAGTGCAATTAAGTTAGGGGCCCAGAATATTGAGATCACCTTGACATTGGTtaacgggctcacatgcattgaccaatacataaACTAAGTATGTCGttatttcaaatattcctatagcagtaatgcaatgccagagttcccttattcattgtgagcattctagagtgcagctgtatgtactttgtagttatattgtgttttcagctagcacctgttcacacctgttagatgtgcaggtcagtctttttgatatatttgtctaTTAGagcagtattttttatttttttttgtgcaatAAAACATCTTGTAGCACCTGAGCCTTAATAACTACGGGGGCCCCAAGGCTTCTCAACCACATAAAGATACCAGGATTATGAAtgatacatgacaggagggggccAAGGTGTGAAttctgcattggggcctagatgttTTAAGTTATGCCTAATGAAGCTATTATTGAGTTTCTGTGTCTGCTCTTGATTTTTACCCATAAGGGCAAATATGCTGAAAATTCCCTTTGTTGTCAGAAACCAAAGTGGATGAAAAGCTCTTGCAAGTGTCTTACTATACACCATAGTACTGAATCTAAACTTAAAAAGAAACTTCTCACAAGACGGGTTTTGCTGATTAATGGATAAAAATCTTTTCATGTAAAATATATGTGAGAGCCATTAATGCTCTGCCTCCTGAATAGATGGATGTAGCTTCTTGTTGTATTGCTGAGCTCAGCTGAACACTCGGTTCATACAGTTTCTACCAGTCACGGAAGAGGCATTTTGGACATCCTTACTTGGAGAAGGGtccttttaaagaggttgtccagaacTGAACTGACCTGTctattggataggtcatcaatatgagctCGTTGGTGGTCCAACAACCGGCAACCCCTCCAGTTAGCTGAAATCTGCGGCATCAATGGAAAGATAAAAGAAATACACACAGTAGAGTGCTTCGACAACTGTTGTCAGTGATTTGTAGAAGAAAGGCTGTCTGGTTGTCTTATTTCAAGAgcaaagccagcccccttctctgtgcATCCTGATGGAAAAGGAGGCTGGTCTATATACTGAAATAAGCTTGTTAGAAAGCCCCTTCACACAGTTATTCCGTTACGTACAACGTcagttttcatacgtaccggagacacaagcATACGCAGACCCAGGAAAATTAataggtctgcacacacatcagtgttttcacagggACCGTGTGTTCCGCACagcgacaagtccgtttttttccggcagcactgatgtcacacagaccacacactgatgtgatccgtgtgacatgtactggagaaaacacgtgtctttgaaataaaatgatattCTATTCTCACCtgtctcattatgctcattgcatattcatggacccggaagcagcagcagcgccggagacaacaGCACCATGGACTGGAAAATATAGAAGTTcacgctgtccgtgtgctatgcggatgtcacacgaaTAGCACAGGAGCAGCACATGTATGCCAAAATCATCGCACACAGATGGGTCATACCCACCTTCAACACAGCCgtgcaaaacacaaacgtttttcacggacgtgtgaaggggccttagaaAGTTTTTCATCACGTCTCCGAGTTTTCATCACATCTCTGACACAGAAGTGAGATTTCTCGAAGCAAATATGTAGTTGGATGTGTCGccggtggaggggacgcgctcgccacgctcgtgtccggggcttctgctgctgcggctcggtggctcgagcggtggactggacccggggactcgagcagcgctcctcacccgtgagtgaaaaggggggtggtttgggagattgttcgtgacgccacccacgggtcgtggtgataatggcaccaccgctgctggtaacgtggatcccgggagagatggtagggtgcagctgagatgttgtcccctccgtgggcaggggttggtgatcccggggcccgatggtgtaacagggaggccggatggctggggtgcagggttgtagggactGCGCAgctcggtgccagacggcactggtgtactcactcagaaaatcactgacaaagtctctggtaaaccaaaacggccgggtcccgcagccagctgcagcgttgttgttgtgctcaccccggacggctgatggtggctgtctttccctgcacctttgagaatgttcttgactcctgtggttgcccaccggtagtccgctccccggcgtataggtgccgtaggagccagttttgcccacaggcgcaggcccttggatctctagcctgtggcggtggctgtatatcctctctgggtggacggttgcctttaatcgggactttagtagttgagaaacccctggggttcctgtcacatttggatttgactattgacggcggctccaagcctggtcggggtccgatggccctgcctgtgtgcttagcttctctccattccccggtccggtaccgtcgggccgatgcccgaccccggtccttacagctctgcggagttccactaactcctgcagacggccaccaccatctgccaaccttgctgttagtgtctgggctccaacccagacacccaagtgttcactcctctcactttcacctccagactctgacacttttcccgcctccaggcctgtgaactcctcggtgggtggggccaaccgcctggctctgccccacatggtgtggacatcagactctggagggaggcaacaagggttttgtgtttggctgctgtaactgcctagggtggggttgtgtgtgttggtatgtttgtgactacctggctagtccagggcgtcacaaatgtgtATCATGCGTTGATAATGTTGCCAGTAGATTCCTTTCTTAATTAAATCGGTTGTCTAAGCAAAAAACAAAAGTTCAATATGGTCTTAgatctgtaaaaaaacaaaacaaactaataGACACTCCCCCACACCCACAGGTATCCAGCGCATACTGCCCCACATCTGTGATGTCACTCAAAGGagatgttaagggggctttacacgcagcgacatcgctagtgatgtcgctggtgaaagcacccgcccccgtcggttgtgcgtcacgggcaaatcgctgcccgtggcatacaacatcgttaggacttgtcatacatacctgcctagcgacgtcgctgtggtcggtgaaccacctcctttctaagggagcggttcattcagcgtcagagtggcgtcactaagcggccgcccaatagaagcagaggggcggatatgagcgggcgtcacatcccgcccacctccttccttcctcattgcgggcggccgcaggtacggtgatgttcctcgttcctgcggtgtcacacgtagcgatgtgtgcggccgcaggaacgacgaacagcaacaattttatgaaaatgaacgacgtttcaacgatcaacgataaggtgagta is drawn from Anomaloglossus baeobatrachus isolate aAnoBae1 chromosome 3, aAnoBae1.hap1, whole genome shotgun sequence and contains these coding sequences:
- the CIMIP5 gene encoding ciliary microtubule inner protein 5 encodes the protein MGSKQIPIRRATSAGYRMPDRTATKITSVSSVCLSKTHPGTRQITSLSDREKEKQSWGDAVRKDHVWREFVEAERRGEKLWHENWSFLKEYDSLGDKKDVETLPDNVPVFSDQVPNTTNQNIGSRINTDLGKTLVYMDFLLTSGNQKKKRGSDLQPC